In Streptococcus uberis, a single window of DNA contains:
- a CDS encoding DUF4160 domain-containing protein, producing the protein MEIILNEDSLKGQYCDVYEFKKYLEETFIPFYCSLKDSLLFSQSTLYSRVITKTDTFEDFIFGKVGKGMTARQVLIILLKNGNFWDSYSRKDKNCEYGCEEYNLETDCIYEAYERDKIVFSFTPSEFDKITEINIKKNKCRVTVENWLSLSDLKSIPLIGNKIPINEKFDAVIYKNEANHPPHFHILTNGEKVGAYQIPFLEEHDIKINAKDKHKIEEWIKRNYENIINLWNTVHPDRLVNRVVLNQDYELAYIKANQEKKDIIFSIFYKSNECGSYNSENGDIINSGFPESDSEDLRCLFSKKSDKIEELKKNIKSKEFK; encoded by the coding sequence ATGGAGATAATATTAAATGAAGACTCGTTGAAAGGACAATATTGTGACGTTTATGAATTTAAAAAATATTTGGAAGAAACTTTTATACCTTTTTATTGTTCTTTAAAAGATTCTTTATTATTTTCCCAATCAACCCTATACTCGAGAGTAATAACAAAAACGGATACATTTGAAGATTTTATTTTTGGTAAAGTTGGAAAAGGTATGACAGCACGACAAGTTTTAATAATATTACTTAAGAATGGAAACTTTTGGGATAGCTATTCTCGAAAAGACAAAAATTGCGAATATGGTTGTGAGGAGTATAATTTAGAAACAGATTGTATTTATGAAGCTTATGAACGAGATAAGATTGTATTCTCATTTACTCCAAGTGAATTTGATAAGATTACAGAAATAAATATAAAAAAAAATAAATGTCGTGTGACGGTTGAAAATTGGTTATCTCTATCTGACTTAAAAAGTATTCCTTTAATTGGGAATAAGATACCAATTAATGAGAAATTTGACGCAGTGATATACAAAAATGAAGCTAATCATCCACCTCACTTTCATATTTTAACTAATGGAGAAAAAGTTGGTGCTTATCAAATTCCATTTTTAGAAGAACATGATATCAAAATAAATGCGAAGGATAAACACAAAATAGAAGAATGGATAAAAAGGAATTATGAAAATATAATAAACCTGTGGAATACTGTTCATCCAGACAGATTAGTTAATCGAGTTGTATTAAATCAAGACTACGAATTGGCGTATATTAAAGCTAATCAGGAAAAAAAGGACATAATATTTTCAATATTTTATAAGTCAAATGAGTGTGGAAGTTATAATTCGGAGAATGGTGATATTATTAATAGTGGTTTTCCTGAAAGTGACTCAGAAGATTTACGTTGTTTATTTTCAAAAAAGAGTGATAAAATTGAAGAATTGAAAAAAAATATAAAGTCAAAGGAGTTTAAATGA
- a CDS encoding AAA family ATPase: MIRSIEINSLKSISSMRLSLKSFNLFLGTNSSGKSTILQALLILAQSQKLKSLEVLKPHNVLNGPLINLGHFAEVQSKNTKSNIQIKVFDDKLLESVEISDEEVIVSGNNLCKKIKYLGANRIGALDVYPETFSDSQYFEPNGSFLISYLQNNKKKVLDDDIVTNDDGSNTLLVELNAWLRKILDTELQITNIDQTDLVQITYDVKKNKISNRPKNLGSGTSYLITILILCLASEKGDILIIENPELHLHPKAQSYLTDFLIHISKTGRQLCIETHSDHVFNAIRVAIAKDDSENQKKSKDLFGINFVQLNENSESKNNTISISGKGDIENPQENLFDQFDNDLLKMLGF; the protein is encoded by the coding sequence ATGATTAGATCTATTGAAATAAATTCGCTAAAAAGTATTTCTAGTATGAGACTTTCATTGAAAAGTTTTAATCTTTTTCTGGGGACAAATTCCTCTGGAAAATCAACAATTTTACAAGCTTTACTAATTTTAGCACAGTCACAAAAATTAAAATCATTAGAGGTTCTAAAACCACATAACGTTTTGAATGGACCACTAATAAATTTGGGGCATTTCGCAGAAGTACAGAGCAAAAACACAAAGTCAAATATTCAAATTAAAGTTTTTGATGATAAATTATTGGAATCAGTTGAAATTTCAGATGAAGAAGTAATTGTTAGTGGTAATAATTTATGTAAAAAAATCAAATATCTTGGAGCGAATAGAATTGGAGCTCTTGATGTATATCCTGAAACCTTTTCAGACTCTCAATATTTTGAACCAAATGGAAGTTTTTTGATTTCATATCTACAAAATAATAAAAAGAAAGTACTTGATGATGACATTGTTACCAATGATGATGGTTCGAATACTTTATTGGTTGAACTAAACGCATGGTTAAGAAAAATATTAGATACAGAACTTCAAATAACTAATATTGACCAAACAGATTTAGTCCAAATAACTTACGATGTTAAAAAAAATAAAATATCTAATAGACCAAAAAATTTAGGAAGTGGAACTAGTTACCTTATTACGATTCTAATTCTTTGTTTAGCTAGTGAAAAAGGCGATATTTTAATAATTGAAAATCCAGAATTACACCTTCATCCAAAAGCGCAGTCATATTTAACTGATTTTTTAATTCACATTTCAAAAACAGGTAGACAATTATGTATTGAAACACATAGTGATCATGTATTTAATGCGATTAGAGTTGCAATTGCAAAAGATGATTCTGAAAATCAGAAGAAATCAAAAGATTTATTTGGTATTAATTTTGTTCAACTGAATGAAAATTCTGAATCCAAAAATAACACAATTTCTATTTCAGGTAAAGGTGATATAGAAAATCCTCAAGAAAATTTATTTGATCAGTTTGATAATGATTTATTGAAAATGCTGGGGTTCTAG
- a CDS encoding DUF262 domain-containing protein encodes MIDNMIRNGEFEYGIYSIKTKKDSTAQAILEYENDTLINSVRITNLNWYKNEIKVNDIIFLVLGGDRKPWKNGLVAVGKVSYIDYLTASSKNYEIDVEIQWKLPAEMTPNDFYSYPDVKNAPNIGPSLNGTPNQAIGKVSKEACISIFGAINNIFDDCKDRIIEIVGNENFEKIFEIPRLSLQNRHDVGDNDYFIDIADDLAINNDNTSQEKIEYQSQNSIRIDNNQYSVFEMNRKYKKKSIDLASDFQRLDVWNNKQRSELIESVLMGLPIPVFYFNEDPNGELLVVDGRQRLTSFIKFLNDEFPLTGLKILHKYNNFTFSQLDNLLQSRIEDYQIQAYVIIPPTDEAVKFHIFDRVNRAGTQLNKQEIRNALYNGKITELLKEIADSNLFKEATSEKFVKDNRMNDRYIILRFLAFEFYFEAQKNGYEFSDIDSLLGNSMTYFNKISQNDLESYKQRIIKGLENAKYYLGEYAFINQSNKNSSPINMNIFETQMYYFSRIPKDDKYKSLVFEDMRNLFVNEKYLDSIGSYRDGKNKIEKRFEIIRNLLGKIND; translated from the coding sequence ATGATTGATAACATGATACGTAATGGTGAGTTTGAATATGGAATTTACAGCATAAAAACAAAAAAAGATTCGACTGCTCAAGCTATTTTAGAATATGAAAATGATACACTTATAAATTCGGTTAGAATTACAAATCTAAATTGGTACAAAAATGAAATAAAAGTTAATGACATTATTTTTTTAGTTTTAGGTGGGGACAGAAAACCGTGGAAGAACGGATTAGTAGCGGTTGGGAAAGTGTCTTACATAGATTATTTAACTGCTAGTTCAAAAAATTATGAAATTGATGTCGAAATACAGTGGAAATTACCCGCAGAAATGACACCTAATGATTTTTATAGCTATCCAGATGTAAAAAACGCTCCAAATATTGGTCCTTCACTAAATGGAACACCAAATCAAGCGATAGGTAAAGTTTCTAAAGAAGCATGTATTTCAATTTTCGGTGCGATTAATAATATTTTTGATGACTGTAAAGATCGTATTATTGAGATAGTTGGTAACGAGAATTTTGAGAAAATTTTTGAAATACCTAGGTTATCTCTGCAGAATAGGCATGATGTTGGAGATAATGACTATTTTATTGATATAGCAGATGATTTAGCTATAAATAATGATAATACCAGTCAAGAAAAAATTGAATATCAATCTCAAAATAGTATTAGAATAGATAATAATCAGTATTCAGTATTTGAAATGAATAGGAAATATAAAAAAAAATCGATTGATTTAGCAAGTGATTTTCAACGACTTGATGTTTGGAACAATAAACAGAGATCTGAACTAATTGAGAGTGTATTAATGGGATTACCTATACCAGTTTTTTATTTTAATGAAGATCCGAATGGAGAACTTTTAGTAGTTGATGGAAGACAAAGATTGACATCTTTTATTAAATTCCTAAATGATGAGTTTCCGCTAACTGGACTTAAAATTTTGCATAAATATAATAATTTTACATTTAGTCAACTGGATAATTTACTTCAGTCGAGAATTGAGGATTATCAAATTCAGGCTTATGTGATAATACCACCAACAGACGAAGCTGTAAAATTTCATATTTTTGATAGAGTAAATAGAGCGGGGACACAACTAAATAAACAAGAGATACGAAACGCACTATATAATGGAAAAATAACTGAACTATTAAAAGAAATAGCAGATTCAAATTTATTTAAGGAAGCAACCTCAGAAAAATTTGTTAAAGATAATAGAATGAATGATAGGTATATTATTTTACGCTTTCTAGCTTTTGAGTTTTATTTTGAAGCCCAAAAAAATGGATACGAATTTTCTGATATTGATTCTTTGCTAGGCAATTCAATGACTTATTTTAATAAAATATCTCAAAATGATTTAGAATCATATAAACAAAGAATTATAAAAGGACTTGAAAATGCAAAATATTACTTGGGTGAGTATGCTTTTATAAATCAATCAAATAAAAACAGTTCTCCAATTAATATGAATATATTTGAAACTCAAATGTATTATTTTTCAAGGATTCCTAAGGATGATAAATATAAAAGCTTGGTTTTTGAAGATATGAGAAACTTGTTTGTAAATGAAAAATATCTTGATAGTATAGGAAGTTATCGTGACGGGAAAAATAAAATAGAAAAAAGGTTTGAAATTATAAGAAACCTTTTGGGGAAAATTAATGATTAG
- a CDS encoding polysaccharide lyase 8 family protein translates to MKKNHRLYGYLLFSSLILGSTLLTPTISVQADEISNSSDTFISTLNTSISEDTSHGIASQEREDIGVTMPTAEGMASMQVNNLVNSSQQEQNHPEVENDSTPPLLNTKFNSSMAPLESNQIVAETNSDQTNKVSNGDFSQVKPTSSTTSKWTNKEEATSWSVYIDDKQTKEIAPIIQVNANKQLVISSNSDFRGAVTQKVKIDPSKQYRIDFDIETSHRTGQTFLRILEKSPDSKQPNRIWLSAMTNETTPYHHLTKVYNPYYDVSEVTLELYCEKGSGKAIFDNISMIEVGPKDDGKTSAVATVLPEKLSLPLNKKIVLTDSTYSYRIHNTDLAEVVNGIIIPKATGQTLVTVSLDSQIVKEIPLTVQLSQIDKYDILTQKWNDITFGSKEYNADDSHMLALFTELEGKVSSHLSTYHSELNRHVLWDDLNNYRDSAQLTATYRRFEDMAKQFITPGSAYYQKPEVIRIIKDGLSWLNQNFYNANKDIEGGANWWDYEIGVPRAIITVLSLTSDYFSKEEIMQYTAPIEHFVPNENYFRMTLTNPFPALGGNLVDMGRVKLMSGILRKDETLISKASLSLNNLFKTVTSGNGFYADGSYIDHTNVAYTGAYGNVLIDGISQLLPVIQKTDHKIPDDNIKLIYQWIDNSFLPLIVHGELMDMSRGRSISRESGSSHAATIELLRGFLRLANMSDNTQNHVLKSKVKGILQSDKVFDPYKNLLSYSDISAFKQLLADGSIPPYRFETRLNTYNSMDKLAYYNADKDFGFALSLHSDRTQNFEAMNNENTRGWYTGDGMFYYYNDDQAHYSDNYWPTVNPYYMPGTTESDTPRDDVTVKLTDSYNKQKLDSKVLTGQVTNASPFVGSVKLTEEYGLAAMQFSNWNRTISANKGWVILNDKIVFLGSHITNKDNSSNVFTTIDQRKVTPDSPYRIYVNGILTDLTDSLEHSFANVHSILLENDNPDLNIGYLFMKPTELLLKDSFQTGSWYAINQNKTTSTEIKSNRFITIKQFHNSASNSYAYMMLPKANLDIINDLIHNSQVSVIENTDKLQVVYEKNTKTWAIIKYSNDPYTLNGQLELSESGLYMIQNNGIHYQIVSYNPLTQEKETQTLKVKPNDFKAISIKPIQEIDDLLLIDSHKQNQLQNEIIHENHDIRAFIDKPLTLDTDLSMSKHKIPIIRYQFKWGQEVYKELPYLLPNHYQKEEKNE, encoded by the coding sequence ATGAAGAAAAATCATCGTCTCTATGGTTATCTTTTGTTTTCTAGTCTGATCTTGGGATCGACTCTTTTGACACCTACTATTTCTGTTCAAGCTGACGAAATAAGTAATTCTTCCGATACTTTCATCTCCACATTAAACACTTCTATTAGCGAAGATACAAGTCATGGTATAGCTTCTCAGGAAAGAGAGGATATCGGTGTTACTATGCCTACAGCTGAAGGAATGGCATCAATGCAAGTAAACAACTTGGTAAACTCATCTCAACAGGAACAAAATCACCCTGAGGTAGAAAACGATTCAACACCCCCTCTCCTTAATACTAAATTCAATAGTAGTATGGCTCCTTTGGAATCTAACCAAATAGTTGCTGAGACTAACAGTGACCAAACCAATAAGGTATCAAATGGTGATTTTAGCCAAGTCAAACCCACATCTTCTACTACTAGTAAGTGGACTAATAAAGAAGAAGCCACTAGTTGGTCTGTTTATATTGATGATAAGCAGACAAAAGAGATCGCTCCTATCATCCAAGTGAACGCTAATAAACAGCTCGTTATAAGTAGCAATTCCGATTTTCGTGGAGCTGTGACGCAAAAAGTCAAAATCGATCCTAGCAAACAATACAGAATCGACTTTGATATTGAAACTAGTCATCGAACTGGGCAGACATTTCTACGTATTCTTGAAAAGAGTCCTGATTCAAAACAACCTAATCGTATTTGGTTGTCAGCAATGACCAATGAAACGACTCCTTACCATCACTTAACAAAAGTCTACAATCCTTATTATGATGTTTCAGAAGTGACTTTAGAACTGTACTGTGAAAAAGGAAGTGGTAAAGCTATTTTCGATAACATATCTATGATTGAAGTTGGCCCAAAAGATGACGGTAAGACAAGTGCAGTCGCTACTGTTTTGCCGGAAAAACTCTCTCTTCCTCTTAACAAAAAAATCGTTTTGACAGATTCAACCTATAGTTATCGCATTCATAATACAGATCTCGCTGAGGTGGTAAATGGTATTATTATTCCTAAAGCCACCGGCCAGACACTTGTGACTGTATCCTTAGATAGTCAAATAGTTAAAGAAATTCCTTTAACTGTGCAACTTTCGCAAATAGATAAATATGATATCCTTACACAAAAATGGAATGATATCACTTTTGGAAGTAAGGAATATAATGCTGATGATTCTCATATGTTAGCTTTGTTTACAGAGCTAGAAGGGAAGGTATCCTCTCATTTGTCTACTTATCACTCAGAATTAAATAGGCATGTTCTTTGGGATGATCTTAACAACTATAGGGACTCCGCTCAATTGACGGCTACTTATAGACGTTTTGAAGATATGGCTAAGCAATTTATAACTCCAGGCTCAGCTTATTATCAAAAGCCAGAAGTGATAAGAATCATTAAAGATGGCTTATCTTGGTTAAATCAAAACTTTTATAATGCTAATAAGGATATTGAAGGCGGTGCCAATTGGTGGGATTATGAAATAGGTGTCCCTAGAGCTATTATAACTGTTTTGTCATTGACGAGTGACTATTTTTCTAAGGAAGAAATTATGCAATACACAGCTCCAATAGAGCATTTTGTTCCTAACGAAAATTATTTCCGCATGACGCTAACCAATCCTTTTCCTGCATTAGGGGGGAATTTGGTTGATATGGGACGCGTTAAACTCATGTCAGGCATCTTGAGAAAAGACGAGACTTTAATTTCAAAGGCTAGTTTATCTCTAAACAATTTATTTAAAACGGTAACTTCAGGAAACGGTTTCTATGCAGATGGTTCTTATATTGACCATACAAATGTTGCCTATACTGGAGCTTATGGTAATGTTCTGATTGATGGTATCTCACAGTTACTTCCTGTTATTCAAAAGACTGATCATAAAATTCCTGATGATAATATTAAATTAATCTATCAATGGATTGATAATTCTTTCCTTCCGTTAATCGTCCATGGTGAATTGATGGATATGAGTCGTGGTAGATCTATCAGTCGGGAAAGTGGGTCCTCACATGCCGCAACCATTGAACTTCTGAGAGGATTTTTACGCCTTGCTAACATGTCAGATAATACTCAAAATCATGTCCTAAAATCAAAAGTTAAAGGTATTCTTCAATCTGATAAGGTATTTGACCCCTATAAAAACTTACTTTCCTACTCAGACATTTCAGCCTTCAAGCAACTTCTAGCTGATGGTTCCATTCCTCCCTATCGTTTTGAAACAAGGCTGAACACCTATAATAGTATGGACAAACTAGCCTATTACAATGCTGATAAAGATTTTGGCTTCGCTTTGTCTCTTCATTCCGATAGAACTCAAAACTTTGAGGCAATGAATAATGAAAATACCAGGGGTTGGTATACAGGCGACGGTATGTTTTATTACTATAACGACGACCAAGCTCATTATAGTGACAATTATTGGCCTACTGTAAACCCATACTATATGCCAGGAACAACTGAAAGTGATACGCCTCGAGACGATGTCACCGTTAAACTGACTGATTCCTACAATAAACAAAAATTGGATTCTAAAGTGTTAACTGGACAGGTAACAAATGCTTCACCTTTTGTCGGGTCCGTCAAATTAACTGAAGAATACGGCTTAGCGGCAATGCAATTTAGTAACTGGAACCGCACCATATCTGCCAATAAAGGTTGGGTTATCTTGAATGATAAAATTGTCTTTTTAGGCTCTCATATCACTAATAAAGACAATAGTAGTAATGTTTTTACAACTATTGATCAAAGAAAAGTGACCCCTGATTCTCCTTATAGAATATATGTCAATGGTATTCTAACTGATTTAACAGATTCTCTAGAACATTCATTTGCTAACGTTCATTCTATTCTTCTAGAAAATGATAATCCCGATTTAAATATTGGATACCTCTTTATGAAACCAACCGAACTCTTACTTAAAGATTCATTTCAAACTGGTAGTTGGTATGCCATTAATCAAAATAAAACCACAAGTACAGAGATTAAAAGCAACCGCTTTATCACTATCAAACAATTCCATAATTCTGCAAGCAACTCCTATGCTTATATGATGCTTCCAAAAGCTAATTTAGATATTATCAATGATCTCATCCATAATAGTCAAGTTAGCGTCATCGAAAACACAGATAAGCTCCAAGTAGTTTATGAAAAAAATACAAAGACTTGGGCAATTATTAAGTATTCCAATGATCCCTATACTCTAAATGGCCAATTAGAGCTTTCTGAATCTGGACTTTATATGATTCAAAACAATGGAATTCATTATCAGATTGTAAGCTATAATCCCTTAACTCAAGAAAAAGAAACACAAACTTTGAAAGTTAAACCAAATGATTTCAAAGCTATTTCCATTAAGCCAATACAAGAGATAGACGATCTACTTTTAATTGACTCCCATAAACAAAACCAGTTACAAAACGAAATTATACATGAAAATCATGATATTAGAGCTTTCATTGACAAACCACTTACACTTGATACTGACTTGAGTATGTCAAAACACAAAATACCGATAATCCGTTATCAGTTTAAATGGGGCCAAGAAGTTTATAAGGAACTCCCTTATTTACTCCCAAATCACTATCAAAAAGAAGAAAAAAATGAATGA
- a CDS encoding LacI family DNA-binding transcriptional regulator, whose translation MSKKVTISDIAQLSQTSKTTVSFYLNHKYEKMSEETRNRIAAVIDETGYKPSTLARSMNSKKTNLIGVLIGDITNTFANQIVKGIETVTKEKGYQVIIGNSNYESQNEDHYIENMLNLGVDGFIIQPTSNFRKYSRIIKEKEKHMVFFDSQLYEHRTNWVKTNNYDAVYDMIQGAIDRGYSDFVMITADPSLLSTRIERASGFIDALSDNQLDYQKLIIDQKDSDHEKIESFLESAVNRSRKTLVFVPNCWALHMVFSVMKKLAFEMPQIGLVGFDNLEWTNFSSPTVTTIVQPAYEEGREAAEILINEIEGATHDEKQKTFDCDIEWKESTL comes from the coding sequence TTGTCAAAAAAAGTTACGATATCTGATATCGCTCAACTATCTCAGACTTCCAAAACGACAGTTTCTTTCTATTTAAACCATAAATATGAAAAAATGTCTGAAGAAACTCGTAATCGAATTGCAGCTGTCATCGATGAAACGGGTTATAAACCCAGTACATTGGCACGTAGTATGAACTCAAAAAAAACAAATTTAATTGGTGTCTTAATTGGAGATATAACCAATACCTTTGCTAACCAGATTGTCAAAGGCATTGAAACAGTAACCAAAGAAAAAGGTTATCAAGTCATCATTGGTAACAGTAACTATGAGTCGCAAAATGAAGACCATTACATTGAAAATATGTTGAACTTGGGTGTGGATGGCTTTATTATTCAACCAACTTCAAATTTTAGAAAGTATTCACGTATTATTAAAGAAAAAGAAAAACATATGGTGTTTTTTGATAGCCAATTATATGAGCACAGAACAAATTGGGTGAAAACTAACAATTATGATGCTGTTTATGATATGATTCAAGGGGCAATTGATAGAGGTTATTCTGATTTTGTAATGATTACTGCTGATCCAAGTCTTTTGAGTACAAGGATTGAAAGAGCATCTGGCTTTATTGATGCTTTATCAGATAATCAGCTAGACTATCAAAAATTAATCATTGACCAAAAGGATTCTGATCATGAAAAAATTGAGTCTTTCTTAGAAAGTGCAGTGAACAGAAGTCGTAAGACTCTTGTTTTTGTACCCAATTGCTGGGCGCTTCATATGGTTTTTAGTGTCATGAAAAAGTTGGCTTTTGAGATGCCACAGATAGGTCTAGTAGGTTTTGATAATTTGGAATGGACAAATTTTTCGTCTCCGACTGTAACAACAATTGTCCAACCAGCCTATGAAGAAGGAAGAGAAGCAGCAGAAATTTTAATTAATGAAATTGAGGGAGCTACTCACGATGAAAAGCAAAAAACCTTTGATTGTGACATTGAATGGAAAGAATCAACCTTATAG
- a CDS encoding heparinase II/III domain-containing protein: MKNFNLKKPFNDVFQEFDYNYCRNYIIKHQNCEYQKRKQIADDVLNNTFVFKDNWDMEPCYTPVHLEEMIWDYIPFDDQEWVFMLNRHSFLNHLFLAGFMEQDSKYFDKIIFFIKDWISKNMPMISDSINSRSLDTGIRCITWYRIINHLDQLGYLKEDDKTEILIAVKNQLDYLYDNYIEKYSLSNWGIPQTVAILLWHHTYGCKTVSDQLVTFARKEIINQVELQILEDGTQYEQSVMYHVEVYKNLLELCLFVPSYNLLLNEKLLKMADYIYSVTGSDGYQIALGDSDFTETRDILTTSAIFFDSKKFKNKAFSKVDIDSILLFGKRGIEKFTQIIPVNTKAFTNMYCNSGHVCHEDKNRYLFFKCGPFGSSHSHSDQNSFVLYDKGQPIIIDPGRYTYTENKIRYFLKSQRSHSTCFISDVKEKHIKDSWSYVDYPEAHMFPVCQSEEFLLLEGQVFDTNSQHTRQILLLPDGNTLLFDFMMCQGENTLQIQFILDDKVTLKEGKLNQLKVISRQKLLSESTTISKRYNAIEESTKLVKRIAFKDSISDSTLFINSSCQVIEHDVIQSGSGLKIEESFGYEISGNGNHYLVTILGKQLIHGNKLYDCNGIKFKGRVVVYDYKKKRYHRLKN; encoded by the coding sequence ATGAAAAACTTTAATCTTAAAAAACCATTTAATGATGTCTTTCAAGAATTTGATTATAACTATTGCAGAAATTATATTATTAAACATCAAAATTGTGAGTATCAAAAAAGAAAGCAAATTGCAGATGATGTGTTAAATAATACTTTCGTCTTCAAAGATAACTGGGATATGGAACCTTGTTATACACCAGTTCATTTAGAGGAAATGATTTGGGACTATATTCCTTTTGATGATCAAGAATGGGTATTTATGCTTAATAGACACTCATTCTTAAATCATTTATTTTTGGCAGGTTTCATGGAGCAGGATTCAAAATATTTTGATAAAATCATATTTTTTATAAAAGACTGGATTTCAAAAAATATGCCAATGATAAGTGATAGCATAAATTCTCGTTCCTTAGATACAGGTATCAGGTGTATCACTTGGTATAGGATTATCAATCATCTAGATCAATTGGGATATTTAAAAGAAGATGATAAAACAGAGATATTAATTGCTGTCAAGAATCAACTTGACTATTTATATGATAACTATATTGAGAAATATAGTTTAAGTAATTGGGGCATCCCTCAGACTGTAGCTATTTTGCTATGGCATCATACTTATGGATGCAAGACAGTCAGTGATCAATTAGTTACTTTTGCTAGAAAAGAAATAATTAATCAAGTGGAGTTACAAATTCTTGAAGACGGAACACAATATGAACAATCTGTTATGTACCATGTTGAAGTTTATAAAAATCTCTTAGAGTTATGTCTATTTGTTCCTAGTTACAACCTTCTTTTGAATGAGAAACTGTTAAAAATGGCTGATTATATTTACTCCGTAACTGGATCAGATGGTTATCAAATTGCACTAGGGGATAGTGATTTTACAGAAACAAGGGATATTTTAACAACATCAGCCATATTCTTTGATTCAAAAAAATTTAAAAACAAAGCTTTTTCTAAAGTCGATATTGACTCAATTTTACTTTTTGGAAAAAGAGGGATTGAAAAGTTTACACAGATAATACCTGTTAACACTAAAGCATTTACGAATATGTATTGTAATAGTGGACACGTTTGTCATGAAGATAAAAATAGATACCTATTCTTTAAATGTGGACCTTTTGGAAGTTCCCATAGTCACAGCGATCAAAATAGTTTCGTACTTTATGATAAAGGTCAACCAATCATTATTGATCCAGGACGATATACTTACACCGAAAATAAAATACGTTATTTCTTAAAGAGTCAAAGAAGTCATTCTACTTGTTTTATTAGTGATGTCAAAGAAAAGCATATAAAAGATTCCTGGTCATATGTTGATTATCCGGAAGCACACATGTTTCCAGTTTGCCAATCAGAGGAGTTTCTTTTATTGGAAGGTCAGGTTTTTGATACAAATAGCCAACATACGCGTCAAATTTTACTACTTCCAGATGGCAATACCCTATTATTTGATTTTATGATGTGTCAAGGAGAAAATACACTACAGATTCAATTTATCTTAGATGATAAGGTCACACTTAAAGAAGGTAAATTAAACCAATTAAAGGTTATAAGCCGTCAAAAATTACTATCCGAAAGCACTACTATTTCTAAAAGATATAATGCCATTGAGGAATCGACAAAGTTAGTTAAGAGAATAGCATTTAAGGATTCGATTTCGGATAGTACATTATTCATAAATAGTAGCTGTCAAGTCATTGAACATGATGTTATTCAATCCGGTTCAGGTTTGAAAATTGAAGAATCGTTTGGATATGAAATATCTGGGAACGGTAATCATTACCTAGTTACCATTTTAGGGAAGCAACTTATCCATGGAAATAAACTTTATGATTGCAATGGTATTAAATTTAAAGGAAGAGTCGTTGTTTATGACTATAAGAAAAAGAGGTATCATCGTTTAAAAAATTAA